ACATCCCAGGTCCCCGTCCAGTATTCCAGACGATACTGGAGTGATTTGGGAGCTTCAGTCAAAACGGCCCGGTCAAAGCCGCCACTGAATGTTGCCAGCAGGAAGAAGCCGAGAACGACAATCATGCCGCCGATGCCCCATTTGAGGGCTTGCTTCTTCCAGAGCGCTCGTTGTTCCTTTGTGCCTTGTCGTTTTTGAATCAGCTTTAAGAGTGCGAGACTGACCAGACCTCCCATGACGCCAACCCAGGCAGTACGACTCTTGGTCAGGATCAGGCAATAGCCGATCAGAATCGTGGGGAGTACCAGGATCCAGGATTTGAAGCGATCCGATTTCGAAGCGGCGTTTGCGGTTTTGGAAAACAAAACAGGAATCGTTTGTGCAAATGTAATCAGGAAGCCAACCGCCAGCAGGCCTGCAAAAGTATTTGCCAGAGCAAACATGCCCAGGGGTTCCGAGCTGTCGAGCAGCCGTTGTTCAAACAACTTTTGCCCACTGCCTGTAAGCGAATCTGCAGGAACGCCCATTGAGTTCAATTGTTGCTGGAACCGGGCACGTTCTGCAGGAGAATCAGCCGCATCATATTGTTGTCGTACAGACAGGTATTCTTGAGCCAGTTGGTCGTACATCCAGTGATGTTGCCAGATCCCGTAGATTGAGAGCAGCACAATGGTGGTCAAGAATCCCTGTAATAATGTGGTGCGCAGCGATGTCGTCGCAATCAGGCGACGGGTCAGAGAAAAAGTCAGTCCTAAACCGACCCATTCCCACATCATATTCAAGGCGGCTCGTTGTTGACCTTCTGCAGTATAGATCATGACCAGTGTTGAGATAACTTGTCCCAGGACCAGTAGCCAGACACCCAGATCGTAGCGGTCTGCCCGAAAGACGCGGGTACGCTCTGTGAGCAACGTGCCGCAAAACAGTATCGCCAGGATGAACCATCCGAATGTGATGGCCAGGGTCTCTCCTTGAGGCGCTGATTCGGCAGGGAGGAAATAGCGGGCCGTAATCAGAGTGCCAATCAGAAACAGCTGAATGCCGTTCAGCAGCCCGGATAGTCTACCGAATGCGGGCGCAGCTGACGTAGAGGTGGCTTGAGTCGACTGCGATCGGTTCTGTTTTCGGCGTTTACTCATTCCGATTTTTCCGACCAACGTTCTCCAGAATCGTCACGATACACAGCACGCATAAAATCATCAATATGACGAGCAGGGCGGCATTCCAGGTAGAGACTTCGTATAAAATCAGTCCCCCCACGCCGGTCGTCAGTGTCGCCAGATGGATGGTCAGCACAGTATCACGTTTACTCAGTCCCAGTTCTACCAGCCGATGCGAAAAATGACTTTTGTCAGCATGAAAAGGACTGCGTCCTTCTTTCAGACGAATAATCATGACTGTGCAGAAATCATAGAGGGGAATCGCCAGAATGCAAAGTGGAGCCAGAATAACATGACGACTGGCAACCGATGCTCCCGCAGGGGCATCTCCAGGATAAAAGGTTCCCAGAATGGTCATTGTCGAAAGGATCAAACCGATAAAGTAGCTGCCGGAATCTCCCATGAAAATCTTTGCCGGAGGCCAGTTGTGACATAAAAAACCGGCAATCGAACCGGCGAGCACCAGCAACACACCAGCCACCAGCCAGCGAGGTTCACCCGTGAATCGCAGCATGATCAACGCGAACAAAATCGCTGCGATCAATCCGATGCCCGATGTCAGTCCATCCATGTTATCCAGAAAGTTCAAGGAATTGACCAGGACGATAATCCAGGCCATTGTCAATACGATGCCGACCCAGGGTTGCTGAATAAAGAGCGTTCCTCGTATGCCGGCCATAACGAGTCCCAGTGCGACCAGTAATTGAATGGCCAGGCGGGGTTTCCAGGAGATGTTGTGTTTGTCATCCAGCAGCCCCATCACCGCCAGCACGGTGCCTCCCCCGAGCACGGTCCATAATTGACCAGAGCGATAGAGGACTCCCTCTAAATGGGGGACCAGTTCCTGGGGAATCCAGCTGGTCGAGAGGCCTGTTTTTAAAATCACCAGTACGGTCAATTGAGCGACGGCGATGGGAACCACCACTCCCAGCCAGATGCCCACGCCACCTCCCAGGGGGGTCGGCGTGGTGTGTACTTTTCTGTGCGCAGGCTGGTCTATGAGGCCCCATTTCGGAGCCAGTTTGCGCATGGCAGCAGTGGAGAGGAACGAAATCAGAAACGCAGGGACCAGGCAAGCAATGACAAAGAATAACATTACAGATGACATTCAGGATAAAAAATGGAGAGTCTTGCGATATATGTCCTAGTTTGGCTGACAAAACGATTTAGTGGTAGCGAAAAATGGTTTTCTCCTTCGTTTTCGATTGATATATCTGGTGCATGACTTAAAGTTGATTCTATCTGTATAACCTGTGAAACCGCTATGTCTTATGGAGCCATCAAACCGCGGCAATGAACAAATTATTTGAGGGTGAGTTTCAATTTAATCTGGCCAGCCGTCCCAACTGGGAAACGGGCGCCAGGCACCGTGAAACACTGATGAAGTATCTGACTGGTCTCGTGGGAGACCGACAGGGGCGGCTCTGTGTGCTGGGAGCGGGAAACTGCAATGATCTTGATCTGAAGCGACTGTTGCAGGTGTATAGTGAGGTTCATCTGGTTGACCTGGATGAGAGCGCTTTGGAGTACGGCGTTCAATCTCAAGAGGTAGCCGATGATCCCCGGGTCTTTCGCTATGTGCGGGATCTCACCGGGGCAGGTGAGGAGCTGGCTGGCTTTGAGGCAGCCAGTACTTTGCCGGAGACTGATTTGAGTGAAATCATCCAGCGGTTCTCTCAACCTGCTGCATTGGATCTGCCCGGCCCGTTTGATGTGGTCTGTTCGACGTGTGTGCTGAGCCAACTGATTCTGCAGGCCGTGAATGCCGTCGGGGATACGCATCCTCAGTTTGAGCAACTGATGGTTGCGATTCGTTCACAGCATTTTCAAACCATTGTGGATCTCATCAAGGAGGGGGGAGCGGGTTTAGTTGTGAGTGATTTTGTATCTTCCGAATCAGCAACAGACTTGAAAGACGTGCCCGATTTTCAATTCACTCAATATCTCTCGCAGTTGCTTTCGTCGCGCAATTTCTTCCATGGCGTCCATCCGGGCGTGCTTTTTTCCCAACTGAAAGGGAATGCTCCGCTGGCTGGTCTGGTTCAGAATGTGGAAATGCTGCCGCCGTGGCGCTGGGATCTCGGATCACGACAATACGCGGTTGCCGCAATCCGATTTCATCGCCTGCCTCGTTCCTGATTCCGCAAGAAGGAGCGGACGCCCGGTTTAGTTTTTCCGGGCAGGTTTCTTTTTCTTTTGAGCCGCGCCGCTGTTGCGAGGCTTGAGATGGAGCGAAGGAGGATCTTTCTCTACCGAGCCCGTGTCATCAGGAACCTTGTACTGTGTTTGCAGGCGTTTTAATTCTGCTTTCAGATCGGTCACGACCTGAGCATACTCCGGATCGGCATAGACGTTTTTCATTTCGCGGGGATCTTTTTTCAGATCATAAAGTTCCCATTCGCCGAGATTATAGAAGTCGATCAGTTTATACCGCTTGGTGCGGACTCCATTATGCCGACGAACCATGTGGGCGGATCGGCGGTTGTTATAAAATTCGTAATAGTGATAGTAAAGGCTTTCACGCCATTTCTCGTTGTTACCTTTAAACAAGGGGACCAGGCTGACCCCTTGCATGTCGTCTGGAATGGGGGCGCCTGCCAGATCCAGAAATGTTTCTGCGAAGTCGAGGTTGGAGACCAGATCGTTATTGATGCTGCCGGCTTTGATGACACCTGGCCAGCGCACCAGAAACGGCATACGATAGGATTCTTCGTACATGAAACGTTTATCAAACCAGCCATGATCACCGAGATAAAAGCCCTGGTCTGAGGAATACATTACAATCGTATTCTTTGCGAGGCCCGATTTTTCGAGGTAGTCCAGCATCCGACCGACATTATCATCGACCGAGGCGACACAGCGCAGGTAGTCTTTCATGTATCGCTGATATTTCCAGCGGACCAGATCTTTCCCGGTGAGATTGGCTTTCCGGAAGGCTTCGTTTTTGGGTTCGTAAGCGGCATTCCAGACCTTTAACTGCTCGGGAGTCAGGTTTCTGGGTGGCGTTAATTTCAGGTCGAAGGGAGTCATGGTTTTGGCGATGGTCATATCCTGCTGTTTGGCAGCTGTGCCGCGTCCCTCATAATTGTCGAACAGGTTGTCGGGTTCGGCTATGGTTACGTCATCGTACATGTGTAGATGTTTGGGACCGGGTTGCCAGTTACGATGTGGCGCCTTGTGCTGGAACATCAGCATAAAAGGCTTATTGGGATCGCGGCTGTTTTTGAGGTAGTCGAGGGCCAGGTCGGTAATGATGTCGGTTGTGTAGCCGACGTGCTTGACGCGCTCGCCGTTGCGGATCATCGGGGGATTATAATAGGGGCCTTGACCGATCAGGATTTCCGAGTAATCAAAACCCGTTGGTTGAGTTGCCAGGTGCCATTTCCCCACGATCGCGGTCTGGTAGCCATTTTTTCGGAGGATCTTGGGAAAGGTCTGTTGTGAGCCGTCAAATTTATTGCCGTTCTGTTTGAAGCCGTTCAGGTGGCTGTGCTTGCCTGTCAGAATCACGGCGCGGCTGGGGCCACAAATACTGTTCGTGCAGAA
This genomic interval from Gimesia alba contains the following:
- a CDS encoding MraY family glycosyltransferase, with the translated sequence MLFFVIACLVPAFLISFLSTAAMRKLAPKWGLIDQPAHRKVHTTPTPLGGGVGIWLGVVVPIAVAQLTVLVILKTGLSTSWIPQELVPHLEGVLYRSGQLWTVLGGGTVLAVMGLLDDKHNISWKPRLAIQLLVALGLVMAGIRGTLFIQQPWVGIVLTMAWIIVLVNSLNFLDNMDGLTSGIGLIAAILFALIMLRFTGEPRWLVAGVLLVLAGSIAGFLCHNWPPAKIFMGDSGSYFIGLILSTMTILGTFYPGDAPAGASVASRHVILAPLCILAIPLYDFCTVMIIRLKEGRSPFHADKSHFSHRLVELGLSKRDTVLTIHLATLTTGVGGLILYEVSTWNAALLVILMILCVLCIVTILENVGRKNRNE
- a CDS encoding sulfatase family protein codes for the protein MLPRLKPSPRFSLSLILSLVFCCSFPLMGLGNSKAHAAEQQRPNILFIFTDDHASHAMSCYGSKVNQTPNLDRIAREGMRFNNCFCTNSICGPSRAVILTGKHSHLNGFKQNGNKFDGSQQTFPKILRKNGYQTAIVGKWHLATQPTGFDYSEILIGQGPYYNPPMIRNGERVKHVGYTTDIITDLALDYLKNSRDPNKPFMLMFQHKAPHRNWQPGPKHLHMYDDVTIAEPDNLFDNYEGRGTAAKQQDMTIAKTMTPFDLKLTPPRNLTPEQLKVWNAAYEPKNEAFRKANLTGKDLVRWKYQRYMKDYLRCVASVDDNVGRMLDYLEKSGLAKNTIVMYSSDQGFYLGDHGWFDKRFMYEESYRMPFLVRWPGVIKAGSINNDLVSNLDFAETFLDLAGAPIPDDMQGVSLVPLFKGNNEKWRESLYYHYYEFYNNRRSAHMVRRHNGVRTKRYKLIDFYNLGEWELYDLKKDPREMKNVYADPEYAQVVTDLKAELKRLQTQYKVPDDTGSVEKDPPSLHLKPRNSGAAQKKKKPARKN